A genomic segment from Aegilops tauschii subsp. strangulata cultivar AL8/78 chromosome 1, Aet v6.0, whole genome shotgun sequence encodes:
- the LOC109771504 gene encoding beta-glucosidase 22, which yields MRAIPCAVSLIQLLLLVAPWRGGGATAAGALNFTRADFPGDFVFGAGTSAYQYEGATDEDGRSPSIWDTFTHAGRMPDKSTGDLGADGYHRYKEDVELMSDTGLEAYRFSISWSRLIPRGRGPINPKGLEYYNNLINELTRRGIQIHVTLYHLDFPQILEDEYHGWLSPRVVDDFTAFADACFREFGDRVRHWTTMDEPNVIAIAAYDSGAFPPCRCSAPFGMNCTAGDSTVEPYTVAHHSILAHAAAVRLYRDKYQATQGGVVGMNIYSFWNYPFSPTPADVAATQRSLDFMVGWILDPLVKGDYPEIMTKKAGSRIPSFTKEQSELIRGAIDFVGINHYTSVYVSDGKSGADASLRDYNADMSATFRMSRNDSGTGQFIPINMPNDPQGLQCMLQYLTDTYQNIPIYVQENGYGQFFIDSVNDHNRVEYLSGYIGSTLAALRNGANVKGYFVWSFLDVYEFMAGYYSRYGLHYVDFQDPELPRQPKLSAKWYSKFLKSEIGINIENMVSPHTRSHAQQ from the exons ATGAGGGCCATACCCTGCGCCGTGTCGCTCATccagctgctgctgctcgtcGCGCcatggcgaggcggcggcgcgacggCGGCCGGAGCTCTCAACTTCACGAGGGCGGACTTCCCCGGGGACTTCGTCTTCGGCGCCGGCACGTCGGCCTACCAG TACGAGGGGGCGACCGACGAAGACGGGAGGAGCCCAAGCATTTGGGACACTTTTACTCATGCAG GGAGGATGCCAGACAAGAGCACCGGCGATTTGGGCGCAGACGGCTACCACAGATACAAG GAGGATGTGGAGTTGATGAGCGACACCGGCCTGGAGGCGTACCGGTTCTCCATTTCCTGGTCCAGGCTCATTCCAA GAGGAAGAGGGCCTATCAATCCGAAAGGTCTAGAGTACTACAACAACCTGATAAATGAGCTGACAAGAAGAG GGATCCAGATACATGTCACCCTGTACCACCTCGATTTTCCTCAGATCCTCGAAGACGAGTACCACGGCTGGCTCAGCCCCAGGGTCGT ggaTGACTTCACGGCGTTCGCGGACGCGTGCTTCCGGGAGTTCGGGGACCGGGTGCGGCACTGGACCACCATGGACGAGCCAAACGTGATCGCCATCGCCGCCTACGACAGCGGCGCCTTCCCGCCGTGCCGCTGCTCGGCACCCTTCGGGATGAACTGCACGGCGGGGGACTCCACCGTGGAGCCCTACACCGTGGCGCACCACTCCATCCTGGCGCACGCCGCCGCCGTCAGGCTCTACCGGGACAAGTACCAGGCGACGCAGGGGGGCGTCGTCGGCATGAACATCTACAGCTTCTGGAACTACCCCTTCTCCCCCACCCCCGCCGACGTCGCCGCCACGCAGAGGTCGCTCGACTTCATGGTCGGCTG GATCTTGGACCCCTTGGTGAAAGGAGACTACCCTGAGATCATGACGAAGAAGGCCGGGTCACGGATTCCGTCCTTCACCAAAGAGCAGTCGGAGCTGATCCGTGGGGCCATCGACTTCGTCGGCATCAACCACTACACGTCGGTGTACGTCAGCGATGGGAAGAGCGGCGCCGACGCGAGCCTCCGGGACTACAACGCCGACATGTCTGCTACATTCAGAA TGTCAAGGAATGATAGCGGTACTGGTCAG TTCATCCCTATCAACATGCCCAATGATCCACAAGGGCTGCAATGTATGCTCCAGTACCTCACGGACACATACCAGAACATCCCTATCTATGTCCAAGAAAATG GCTATGGGCAGTTCTTCATCGACTCGGTCAATGATCATAACAGAGTGGAGTACTTAAGTGGTTACATCGGGAGCACACTCGCTGCACTCAG GAATGGAGCCAACGTGAAGGGCTACTTTGTTTGGTCATTCCTGGACGTGTACGAGTTTATGGCGGGCTATTATTCGCGATACGGACTGCACTACGTTGATTTTCAGGATCCTGAGTTGCCAAGGCAGCCAAAGCTCTCTGCTAAGTGGTACTCCAAGTTCTTAAAGAGTGAAATTGGGATAAACATAGAGAACATGGTTAGTCCTCACACGAGGTCAcatgctcaacaatga